One window of Botrimarina mediterranea genomic DNA carries:
- a CDS encoding DHH family phosphoesterase has protein sequence MPIDWTPLRKLVAECDSFALTSHTRADCDAVGSELGLLYALESLGKRVRIINADAPPEHIRFIDVEGRVEVLGEGVTVEDVHQADAHIVCDTSAWGQLGAMADVIRSSPAQRLVIDHHQSGDDLGATVLKDDTAEATGRLIVEAMDALKVPISPKAAMPLFAAIATDTGWFRFPSVTPITYRTIARLMEAGANPTELFQQLYDRNTAARVRLHGRIMESIALELDGRVAFGQATDEDFQATGAAQADTEDVVNRLLSVEGVEVAVLLANMEPGLIKASLRSRTIVDVRPVAEKFGGGGHAKAAGVRYRGTIAEAKAALLAAIVEQFHD, from the coding sequence GCGCCGATTGCGACGCCGTCGGCAGCGAGCTGGGCCTACTGTACGCGCTGGAGTCGCTCGGCAAGCGGGTGCGGATCATCAACGCCGACGCGCCGCCGGAGCACATCCGTTTTATTGATGTCGAGGGCCGCGTCGAGGTATTGGGCGAGGGCGTCACCGTCGAAGACGTTCATCAGGCCGACGCGCACATCGTCTGCGACACCAGCGCGTGGGGGCAACTCGGCGCCATGGCGGACGTGATCCGCTCGTCGCCTGCGCAGCGCCTCGTCATCGACCACCATCAGAGCGGCGACGACCTCGGCGCCACGGTCCTCAAGGACGACACGGCAGAAGCGACGGGCCGGCTGATCGTCGAGGCAATGGACGCCCTCAAAGTCCCCATCTCGCCCAAGGCGGCGATGCCCCTCTTCGCGGCGATCGCCACCGACACGGGCTGGTTCCGCTTCCCGTCGGTGACGCCGATCACCTACCGCACCATCGCCCGCCTGATGGAAGCCGGCGCCAACCCCACCGAGCTCTTTCAGCAACTCTACGACCGCAACACGGCCGCCCGAGTACGGCTGCACGGTCGCATCATGGAGAGCATCGCTCTCGAACTCGACGGCCGCGTCGCGTTCGGACAAGCGACCGACGAGGACTTCCAGGCGACTGGCGCCGCGCAGGCAGACACCGAGGACGTGGTCAATCGCCTCTTGAGCGTCGAGGGCGTTGAGGTCGCGGTGCTGCTAGCGAACATGGAGCCGGGCCTCATCAAGGCGAGCCTCCGCAGCCGCACCATCGTCGATGTGCGTCCCGTGGCGGAAAAGTTCGGCGGCGGCGGCCACGCCAAAGCGGCCGGCGTCCGCTATCGCGGCACAATCGCCGAAGCCAAGGCCGCGCTGCTAGCAGCGATCGTCGAACAGTTTCACGATTGA